Part of the Rhodothermaceae bacterium genome, GTTGTCTACTCCAACATAGGATTCACTACTTAGCGAAGACGATGGAATACGAGACCTTGAGTGCATTGCAACTTCCCCCAAGGGTTTAAACTCCACCCCGCCCGGGCACAATTCGGCGATTAGTTTTTCAATCTTATTCATTCTTACCTGCCTTCCAGATTGGCCACAATGGCATCAATCTTTGTTCGTAGCCTCGCCTGTCTTGCAACGATCCCAGCAATCTCTAAATTCAGTTTCTGGATGTCCACTGGTTCACGGGTATCTTCTTCTTCGACATACGACGAAACCGCAATGTTGTAGTCGTTTTCTGCAATCTCATTGTGATCAACCAACCGCGCAAAATACTCAATATCCTTGCGCTCGACAAACGCATCAAGAATCTTTTGCTGATGACCTGACGTGAGCTTATTCTTGTTACCACTGCGGACAAACTCTGCGGATGCGTCTATAAACAGAACCGCGTTATCCGTCTTTGATTTTTTCAATATAATGATACAGGTGGCGATACTCGTACCAAAGAACAGGTCCGGTGGCAGTTGGATCACGGTATCCACGTAGTTGTTGTCAATCAGATATTGACGAATCTTCTGTTCCGCCCCACCCCGGTATAGAACACCGGGAAATTCTACAATCGCGGCCGTACCATTCACAGCCAGCCAGGATAGAATGTGCATCGTAAAAGCCAAGTCGGCCTTGCTCGGCGGCGCAAGTACTCCCGCCGGCGCATAACGCGGATCGTTGATCAACAAGGGGTTGTTCTTCCCCTCCCATTTGATAGAATAGGGAGGATTGGACACGATGGCTTCAAATGGTTCATCATCTATGTGTGCAGGATCAATTAGCGTATCTCCGTGGGCGATATCAAATTTATCAAAATTGATGTCGTGCAAAAACATATTGATTCGGCACAGATTGTAGGTGGTCAAATTGATTTCTTGACCAAAGAATCCCTGACGTACGTTGTCCCGACCGAGTACTTTCGCAAACTTCAACAGCAGAGAGCCAGAGCCACAAGCGGGGTCATAGACTTTATTGACCTCTGTCTTGCCCACCACAGTAATCCGTGCAAGGGTTTCAGAAACTTCCTGAGGAGTAAAGAACTCACCGCCTGATTTGCCTGCAGCCGATGCATACATTGTCATCAGGTATTCATACGCATCTCCAAATAAATCAATGGTATTGTGAGAAAAATCACCTCCTTTGCTCAGCGGAAGGTCCCCGATCGCATCCAGCAGCTTGACCAGTTTTTCGTTCCGCAGTCGAACGGTGGAGCCAAGCTTGCTGCTGTTGACATCCAGGTCATCAAACAACCCCTTCATATCACTCTCGCTATCGGTTCCGATTGCGGAACCTTCAATGTTGCGAAAGATCTCGCTCAGGGTTTCATTGAGATTGGCATCATGCCGGGCCCGGGCCCGTAAATTCACGAAGAGCTCGGACGGCAGAATATAAAATCCCTTCTCGTCTACCGTTGTCGCACGACCAACTTCCGCCTCGGAATCACTCAATTGAGCGTAATCAAAATCGGCACCGCCAACCCTGCGCTCCTGTTCATTCAGCCAACTCGTCAGATTCTCGGAAATAAACCGGTAGAACAGCATCCCCAGCACATAGCTCTTAAAGTCCCAACCATCTACGGAACCCCGCAAATCATTGGCAATGCGCCAGATGATTTTATGTAGCTCTGCACGCTCACTATCCGTGGGATTAGTCATTGATCACTCTGGCGTAATTTTTTATCGTGGTGCAAATTCATTCTGAGCGATACTACCGTCATCAGTGTAGTCGAAGAGGATATGCCGCAAGAAAATGACGTTGCATCAAGGGCATTTGAATAGGCTTTTTCAAGACTGGGGGATCTCATCTATCCGGGTCACTTTATAATTTCGCATTCCAATTGCCCCAAGTGAACGCTCATCGTCAAAGGGGACCCAAAATAGCCCCGCTACGTCTCCCGTTTTCCATTCCAGCGGTTCCAGAAACCCTTCGGAATCCGCAGATTCATTTCCATCCGGTGATTCAAAAATAATCGTAAACCGGTAGTGAACCCTGTATTCATTTTGGTTCTGGAGCATCAAGACTACCCCGTCATTGATGGCATCCGCCTTGGGGTAAAAAACATACAGAAACCGGACTCCTTCATATTCAAACAACTCCTTCCACGCCTCCTCGCCAGCAAAATCCTGTGCTTTGCCGGTATGGGCAAACAACATGATTGCACCGACAGCAGCTACTGTACGAAACATGATTAGGTCTCTGCCAGAGCTTTCTTAGCTACCTCAGCAACTCGCTCGGCACTGAAGCCAAACTGTTCAAAGAGTACCTTGCCAGGTGCCGATGCACCGAACCGGTCCATGCACACCATGTGACTGGCATACCGCTCCCAGCCAAGCGACACAGCCGCCTCAACAACAACTCGAACCGGGACGGACTTGGGTAGGACTTTTTCCCTGTAGGAGTCGGGCTGCAGAGCAAACAATTCCCAGGATGGCATGCTCACCACACGGGTAGCAATCCCTTCTGACATCAATATGGACGCAGCGTCAACCGCATACTGCAGTTCACTTCCGGTACCGATCAGGATTACCTGGGGTTCTGATTCATTTTCTCCGGCAACGATATAGGCACCTTTGTCGACCTCATCCAGTGACCCAGTCAATGGGGGAACTCCTTGCCGTGTCAGAATCAATGCGGTCGGACCGTCTTCCCGCTGCATCGCTTCAAACCATGCATAACGTGTTTCATTGGCATCGGCAGGCCGAAGAACAACCAGATTGGGGATCGTCCGAAGAGACATGATCTGTTCTATACCCTGATGTGTGGGGCCGTCTTCACCCGTACCAATTGAATCATGCGTGAAAATATAGATCACCGGCAGGCCCATAATTGCACTGAGGCGCAGGGATGGCCGCAAGTAATCACTGAATACAAGAAACGTTGCACAATACGGCCGTAGGCCACCATGCAACGCCAAACCGTTACTGATCGCCGCCATCGCGTGTTCGCGAACCCCATAGTACAGATAACTCCCCGACCGCTCGTTCCGCGTGAGAACGTTTTGCAGCTTTCCTTTTGTCTTGTTTGAGCCTGTGAGATCGGCGGATCCTCCGATAAGACCTGGCACTTTTTCAAGAAGCGTCTCCAACACCTTCCCGCTCGCAGCTCTTGTAGCCATCGTCTGTTCTACGTCGATCTTTTTGACTCCATCAAACCAGCCAGCTGGCAATTCATTCGCCTGGAGTGCATCCAATTTGGCCGAATCTGCAGGATATAAACGCTCATACTCGGACCGGAGCGAGTTCCACTCATTCTCCTGATCAGCTCCTGACATGGTCCAATCCATGAAAACCTTCACATCCGCTGGCACATAAAATTGTGGATCTGCCTGCCAATGCTGGGCTTGCTTTGTGAGTTCTACTTCATCTGCACCAAGTGGTGCTCCATGGGCGGCTGCTGTCCCCCCCTTGTTTGGGCTTCCATATCCAATCGTTGTGCGAACACAAATCAGCGACGGCTGGCTGGTACACCCTCGAGCTTCATAAATAGCGCTTTCAATAGCCCCAAGATCCTCACCGTTAACATCTTCAATGACCTGCCACCCGTAGGCTGTAAACCGTTCCTGTACATTTTCCGACGACGACAAATCCAGTCTACCGTCAATCGTAATCCGGTTATCGTCCCACAGATAGATCAATTTCCCCAAGCCCAGATGCCCCGCCAGTGAAGCTGCTTCATGAGAAACTCCCTCCATAAGGTCACCATCCGAGACGATCCCGTACGTAAAATGATCTATAATCCTTCCTTCTTCATGATTAAAGCGTGCGGCAAGATGTGCCTCTGCGATTGCCATACCAACGCCATTCCCGAATCCCTGTCCTAGTGGGCCGGTCGTCGTCTCAACTCCTGGTGTCTTGCCGTACTCGGGATGGCCGGGGGTCCTACTCCCCCATTGCCGGAAATCCTTAATCTCCTCCAATGAAAGATCATATCCAGTCAAATACAACAATGCATAGAGAAGCATAGACCCATGCCCGGCAGACAGAATAAAGCGATCCCGATTAAACCAATTTGGATTCGTCGGACTGTGTCGCATGAACTCGGTCCATAGTACATAAGCCATAGGAGCGGCACCCATAGGCATTCCGGGATGCCCGCTCCTAGCACATTCGACAGCGTCGACGGCCAACATCCGAATTGTATCAATGCAGAGAGAGTCAATGTTTTTCGACATCATGGGCACTATGATTGAGGTTCTGCCAACTCAATGAATCGCTTGAGACAATATTCGCTGCGACTTGAACTACTGACACGGCGACCATTAATAATGACTACAGGGACCCCCGTGAATCCCATCCCCTCGAAAAAACGACGGGTCTGAACCGTTCTGGAGGCAAATTCCCGTCTACTCAATGCCCTGCGAAAATTCGCTTCATTCAAGCCAAGATCGTCGGCAAACTCCGCTAGACGATCAACAGATAATCCGGTTGCCGGTGATTGATGCTCAAATACTAAATCCAGCATTTCCTCAAATACCCCATGGTCATTCGCGTAATACAGAGCTGCAATCTCATCCAGCGAATGGGTTGGGCCTCCCACGATAGGAACCGGTTTGAAGATCACACGAACGGAATCAGGATAAGCTTCCGCGAGAGCTTTGATATTCGGATGGACGGCTTTACAATGATTGCAATTCGGGTCAAGGAACTCCATGACGATCACCGGAGCATCCTCTGGACCAAAGACAGGATCATAGTCCATGATCAGTTGCTCTATGTTATCAAAGGTCGGAGAATCTGAAGCATACGTACATAACTGTGGCCCTCCAGCAGTTGTGCTTGACGTGGTGGACGAAGCAGACGTTAAATTTTCAGGTACGTTGTAGTAGTCCCATCCAAGAAGTACTAGCAGAGCTAGGGCCGCAATACCGTGAAATCTAGGCTCACTCTTTGGAACTTGGTTCTGGCTGTTCGTGGGGGATTTCTTTAGAAAAGAATAGAGTGTAACGCCTGCAATCAGAGTCACAATCGAGAATGAATAGAGGCAGAGTTGACACCACCCATCAATGGCCGTTGCCTGCAATAGTGTCAGAAATAACGAGTAAATCCAGCCCAATCCAACAATAACCATCCGACCTTTGATGAGCTGGCTCCCCAGTCCACTAATATTTCTTGAAATCAAGACGCTGCCGACTGCAATGGTTATATAAAACAAAAATCCCCACCATGCACTTGGGATTCCCAATGGAGCCGGGTCACTGGCAATGACGCCGGTACAATCCGATCCAATGCTACATAGTGGATCTGCACCGGCACTACCTCCTTCGCTATACCAGAGAGCGATATGAAGCGTGAGACCAACACCTGCAAGTGCCAGCACGTAAAGAAGTCGTTCAAGATTCTTGCGATATGTAAAAAAAGCCATAGCTTCTGTTTTTAATTCTCCTAAAACTAATGAATTCTATCCGGTCAATCTACCAAATATGGACTTGGTACCATACAGAAATCCGTCCCGCCAAATTATATGGTATTGAATTGCCGGATCATGCGTACAAGTAGGTATGAAACGCCATGAATTTCAACTAGTGGTCGAGCGGGAGCAAGCAAAGGGGCTTGAGCACTTTGTTGTTCCAGTGAACCGTCGCTTAAGTGCCGATTTGCTCACTCCAGTTAGTGCCCTCCTCGCACTGCGACAGAATAGCCATCATGCATTTCTACTCGAAAGTGTCGAAGGAGGTGAAAATATGGCCCGCTATTCTTTTCTGGGCCGCAACCCCTACCGAATTGTACGGTCTGAGGGAAGAGAAGTCACAATTGAACAAGTTCGAACACACGAGACTGTAACGGCTTCTGAGGCGAATATATTTGATGTCCTTTGTCGCTTCATGGACGAATTTATAGAGGTCAAGCTATCTGGATTGCCTAGGTTTCGCTGTGGAGCAGTTGGTTATATAGGCTATGACAATGTACGTCTCATTGAACATTTACCGAACCCGCCAACGGATGATGTGGACCTTCCAGATGCAATCTGGTGTTTCTACGATACCCTGGCCGCCTTTGATCGCGTTAAACATCAGATCGTCCTGATCGCGAATGTGTTTATCACACCCGACTCGGATCTGGATGATGAGTACACCCAAGCTACGGAACGGATCCGTGACTTGGAACACGACCTGCAATCTCCATTCTGCAGCCCAGACCCGGTCAAGCTTGGCTCCGAGCAACTAACCTCGAATTTTGCGCGTGAAGACTTTGAGGCTGTCGTTACAGAAGCAAAGCAACGAATTTATGAGGGGGATATTTTTCAGGTGGTGCTCTCCCAACGATTCTCCCTCCCATTCGAGGGCGATCCGTTCAACCTGTACCGTGCCCTTCGCCAAATCAATCCTTCTCCCTATCTTTTTTACCTTGATCTGGATGAGGTATCACTCATTGGCAGTTCCCCCGAGGTTCTTGTGCGTGTTGAAGACAGACGTGCTGAGTTACTCCCCATTGCAGGGACCCGACCCCGTGGCGAGACACCTGAAGAAGATGAACAACTTGCGCAGGATCTTCTCCTGGACGCGAAAGAGCGAGCCGAACATCTGATGCTGGTTGACCTTGGACGAAATGATCTCGGACGAATCAGCAAACTGGGTAGCGTAACCGTTGACCGCTACGCCTACGTTGAACGTTATTCTCACGTCATGCATATCGTAAGTGCGGTTTCAGGGCTTTTGCGTGATGACATGACGACCATAGATGTTCTCCCGGCCTGCTTTCCAGCGGGGACAGTCAGCGGGGCTCCCAAAGTGAAAGCCATGGAAATTATTGATGAGCTTGAACCAACACGGCGGGGAATTTATGCGGGCGCGGTGGGATATATTGATTTTTCTGGAAATATGGATATGTGCATTGCCATCCGAACGATGGTCGTTCAAGAAGATCAAATATTCATTCAGGCTGGTGCAGGCATCGTTGCAGACAGCATTCCTGCACTTGAGTATGAAGAAACCAAAAACAAAGCCCGGGCACTAAGACAAGCTCTACTTACGGCTGCACAAGGACTGCTGTAATTATGCAAGAAGTATCTCCACAAAATGCAACGGTCTGACTGTAAATCGTATGCAAGAAACGCCTCAATCAAAATACCGTGTAGGATGAAACCACCTAAAAAATAAGATCACGGAAAACTTGGTCAGACGACATTCATGATATACATCCAAGTTTACTTGCCTATGGCGCAGCCTTGCTCTTCTGCCTAAGAAATGCTCCGCTGGTAGCTCATGCTAACTGGAGAGATCCTCATGAAATGACCGAGGCAATTGGACAACAACCGGAGCCTGTACAGGATGTGATTGACGCAATCTTGGCGCTCTTTTCCGTGCTGCACGAAATCGACCGCAAAAATTTAGCGCCAGAGGAAGATCTTCCTAATCTTTGTTATGTATGATGGCTTCACTGTTGAAGGTTTCGGAGAACTTACGACCGAGAACCTTATATCTACTGCTCTTTCTGTATATCTCAAACGACATGCGCCCAAATTAGGAAAAGAAATGATCACAAAATTGTACAAGAGTAGATCTGTCACGAACTCAGAACCAGATAAATCACCGATACATTTCGAACATCTGGGAGATGTTCCGCGCCATGTGTCTATCGCAATGGTTGGCGTTGAAAAGGCTCTGCGCAGGTTTGAAGAATGGAAACAAAATGACAGACCCCAATAAAATGATGGCCCAAAATAATTTCTGGTCTAATAATGCCCTAGGCAACTAATTGTCCGAGATAAAAACCCGATTCCATGACTGTCAAGGAGATCAAATCCGCTTTACTTAGGAAAGGCTGGGCAGGAAAAACCGTCAGCCGTAAAGAAACCGCAGAAAGGCTTAATCCACTGATTGAAGCACATGTAAAACTGAAACTTACATATGCCAACCTCCTGCCCCTGCTTGCGTCAGATTCTGAACGACAGGAACTGGCGCTCTTTTTGAAGACGCTTCGACTTGATGTTGGTAAGCTCAAGGAACTTGTATTCAGCTGTGGCGAAACCGCCTTTAACGGTACCTCGCTGGAACCGGAATCATTCAAACTGACCAGCGATGACCCACTTTCAGACTTACGGGAATGTGAGCTTGCACTCCGTGAACAATTGGATGCAGAGCACCCTGTCCAGCATCAAATTCGTACGGAGGCGGTGCTGGTTCGCCTACGCAAAAATAGCGATACCCGACTTTACTTTATCCGAAAGTGTGTCCACCGCGCACTGACAGCCGCGTAAAGTCCCCGATGGTACCGTATCCTTTCACACCAGACAAAATCGTCGTCGTATCTGGAATTCAGTCTTCGGGTGCATTGCATTTGGGGAACTACTTCGGAGCACTGCGACAACATATCTCACTCCACAAAAGATATCCTTCCTATTATTTCATCGTAAATTACCATGCGATGACAACGGTTCGTGACCCTGATGCTCTATGGGCACATACCCTAGACGCAGCGGTCACCTATCTGGCACTCGGTTTTGATCCCACCAGGGGAAATCTTTTCGTGCAGAGTGATGTGCCGCTTCTTAATGAACTGACCTGGATTTTCTTCTGCCTCACCCCCGTCTCACAATTGGAAAAAGCAACCTCGTACAAGGATAAAATTGCTCAGGGGCTTACGGCAAACTGTGGCTTGTTTAATTATCCAATTCTGCAAGCTTCCGATATTCTCATCTACGGAGGAACATTGGTCCCCGTGGGAGCAGATCAGAAGCAACATATTGAAATTGCACGGGATACGGCCCAACGGTTTAACCGTACGTGGTCTCCTGATCAGCCACTGTTTCCGATACCCGACGCGCATATCATGAAAAATGTTGCGATCGTTCCCGGAATTGATGGACGTAAGATGTCAAAAAGCTACGACAATACAATCGGGATTTTTGAAGAGGGCAAAGCGTTGACTAGCCGAATTAAGCGTATTGTAACCGACTCCACTCCACTCGAAGATCCAAAAGATCCTGATCAGGATAATGTGTTTGCCCTGATTCGGCTGTTCGCATCTGAAGAGCAGCAAGCAGAAATCAGAGAAGCCTATCAGCGTGGAGGATATGGCTACGGACATGCTAAGAGCGTACTGACACGGCTGATCACCGAATATTTCGCACCGGCGCGGGAAAAAAGAAGAGAACTGCTTAAAGATCCCGACTATGTTCGGGATGTACTTCGACAAGGAGGTATCAATGCACGCAAACGGGCAGAAGCGTGTATGGACAAGGTCCGAGAACTTACGGGCCTTATGACTACGTACAGGATTTGATTCTAGTTATCGACAATTACGATTCCTTTACCTATAATCTGGTGCAACTCATTGGCTGTACCACGGGGGAGATTCGTGTTGAGCGTAATGACGTGCTGACCCCCAAAGAAATTGGTGTCATGTCTCCCGATGGGATCGTGATCTCTCCCGGACCAGGTCGTCCGATAGATGCAGGTATTTGCAACGAGGTTGTAGCTGAACTCGGCCCCAAGATCCCAATACTCGGAATTTGTCTCGGGCATCAGGTTATTGGAGAGGTCTACGGAGCAGAAGTGACGTATGCTCCAACTCTGATGCATGGAAAAACCAGTATAGTCTGCCACCATGGGAATCAACTTTTTAAGGGAGTTCCTCCGCAATTTGAAGCGACACGATATCATTCTCTCGTATTGCATCCTAAATCAATTCCGGACTGCCTTGTGGTCACCGCTGCAACCCCTGATGGAGTCGTCATGGGCATAGAGCATGCCATTCATCCCGTCGAGGGGGTGCAATTCCATCCGGAAAGTGTTATGACTCGTGATGGTCCCACGTTAGTGAATAATTGGCTTGCACGTCTTGGACTTCAACCATGACAGAATATTTACAGATCCTCTCGCGAGGGCAATCTCTTTCAGCAGAACAGGCTGCAGATGCAATGCATCAAATCATGCAAGGCAAAGCAGATCCCATTCAGATTGCAGGCTTACTGATGGGCATGCGGGCTCGGGGAGAATCTATTGAAGAGTTGACGGCATTTGTGCGTGTCATGCGAACCTATTTTGTCCCTGTCATATGTGAAGATCCACATGCGATTGATGTATGCGGGACGGGAGGAGATGGCACGCATACATTCAATATCTCTACTGCGGCAGCAATCGTATGCGCCGGTGCAGGCGTGACCGTCGCAAAACATGGCAATCGGAGTGTATCTTCCAAGTCCGGCAGTGCAGATGTGCTCGAAGCATTGGGGGTGAATGTGAATCTCAATGCGGATGGAGTTGCCTCCTGCCTCAAAGAAGTCGGGA contains:
- a CDS encoding type I restriction-modification system subunit M; its protein translation is MTNPTDSERAELHKIIWRIANDLRGSVDGWDFKSYVLGMLFYRFISENLTSWLNEQERRVGGADFDYAQLSDSEAEVGRATTVDEKGFYILPSELFVNLRARARHDANLNETLSEIFRNIEGSAIGTDSESDMKGLFDDLDVNSSKLGSTVRLRNEKLVKLLDAIGDLPLSKGGDFSHNTIDLFGDAYEYLMTMYASAAGKSGGEFFTPQEVSETLARITVVGKTEVNKVYDPACGSGSLLLKFAKVLGRDNVRQGFFGQEINLTTYNLCRINMFLHDINFDKFDIAHGDTLIDPAHIDDEPFEAIVSNPPYSIKWEGKNNPLLINDPRYAPAGVLAPPSKADLAFTMHILSWLAVNGTAAIVEFPGVLYRGGAEQKIRQYLIDNNYVDTVIQLPPDLFFGTSIATCIIILKKSKTDNAVLFIDASAEFVRSGNKNKLTSGHQQKILDAFVERKDIEYFARLVDHNEIAENDYNIAVSSYVEEEDTREPVDIQKLNLEIAGIVARQARLRTKIDAIVANLEGR
- the tkt gene encoding transketolase, which translates into the protein MSKNIDSLCIDTIRMLAVDAVECARSGHPGMPMGAAPMAYVLWTEFMRHSPTNPNWFNRDRFILSAGHGSMLLYALLYLTGYDLSLEEIKDFRQWGSRTPGHPEYGKTPGVETTTGPLGQGFGNGVGMAIAEAHLAARFNHEEGRIIDHFTYGIVSDGDLMEGVSHEAASLAGHLGLGKLIYLWDDNRITIDGRLDLSSSENVQERFTAYGWQVIEDVNGEDLGAIESAIYEARGCTSQPSLICVRTTIGYGSPNKGGTAAAHGAPLGADEVELTKQAQHWQADPQFYVPADVKVFMDWTMSGADQENEWNSLRSEYERLYPADSAKLDALQANELPAGWFDGVKKIDVEQTMATRAASGKVLETLLEKVPGLIGGSADLTGSNKTKGKLQNVLTRNERSGSYLYYGVREHAMAAISNGLALHGGLRPYCATFLVFSDYLRPSLRLSAIMGLPVIYIFTHDSIGTGEDGPTHQGIEQIMSLRTIPNLVVLRPADANETRYAWFEAMQREDGPTALILTRQGVPPLTGSLDEVDKGAYIVAGENESEPQVILIGTGSELQYAVDAASILMSEGIATRVVSMPSWELFALQPDSYREKVLPKSVPVRVVVEAAVSLGWERYASHMVCMDRFGASAPGKVLFEQFGFSAERVAEVAKKALAET
- a CDS encoding vitamin K epoxide reductase family protein — encoded protein: MAFFTYRKNLERLLYVLALAGVGLTLHIALWYSEGGSAGADPLCSIGSDCTGVIASDPAPLGIPSAWWGFLFYITIAVGSVLISRNISGLGSQLIKGRMVIVGLGWIYSLFLTLLQATAIDGWCQLCLYSFSIVTLIAGVTLYSFLKKSPTNSQNQVPKSEPRFHGIAALALLVLLGWDYYNVPENLTSASSTTSSTTAGGPQLCTYASDSPTFDNIEQLIMDYDPVFGPEDAPVIVMEFLDPNCNHCKAVHPNIKALAEAYPDSVRVIFKPVPIVGGPTHSLDEIAALYYANDHGVFEEMLDLVFEHQSPATGLSVDRLAEFADDLGLNEANFRRALSRREFASRTVQTRRFFEGMGFTGVPVVIINGRRVSSSSRSEYCLKRFIELAEPQS
- the trpE gene encoding anthranilate synthase component I, whose protein sequence is MKRHEFQLVVEREQAKGLEHFVVPVNRRLSADLLTPVSALLALRQNSHHAFLLESVEGGENMARYSFLGRNPYRIVRSEGREVTIEQVRTHETVTASEANIFDVLCRFMDEFIEVKLSGLPRFRCGAVGYIGYDNVRLIEHLPNPPTDDVDLPDAIWCFYDTLAAFDRVKHQIVLIANVFITPDSDLDDEYTQATERIRDLEHDLQSPFCSPDPVKLGSEQLTSNFAREDFEAVVTEAKQRIYEGDIFQVVLSQRFSLPFEGDPFNLYRALRQINPSPYLFYLDLDEVSLIGSSPEVLVRVEDRRAELLPIAGTRPRGETPEEDEQLAQDLLLDAKERAEHLMLVDLGRNDLGRISKLGSVTVDRYAYVERYSHVMHIVSAVSGLLRDDMTTIDVLPACFPAGTVSGAPKVKAMEIIDELEPTRRGIYAGAVGYIDFSGNMDMCIAIRTMVVQEDQIFIQAGAGIVADSIPALEYEETKNKARALRQALLTAAQGLL
- the trpS gene encoding tryptophan--tRNA ligase is translated as MVPYPFTPDKIVVVSGIQSSGALHLGNYFGALRQHISLHKRYPSYYFIVNYHAMTTVRDPDALWAHTLDAAVTYLALGFDPTRGNLFVQSDVPLLNELTWIFFCLTPVSQLEKATSYKDKIAQGLTANCGLFNYPILQASDILIYGGTLVPVGADQKQHIEIARDTAQRFNRTWSPDQPLFPIPDAHIMKNVAIVPGIDGRKMSKSYDNTIGIFEEGKALTSRIKRIVTDSTPLEDPKDPDQDNVFALIRLFASEEQQAEIREAYQRGGYGYGHAKSVLTRLITEYFAPAREKRRELLKDPDYVRDVLRQGGINARKRAEACMDKVRELTGLMTTYRI
- a CDS encoding aminodeoxychorismate/anthranilate synthase component II, which translates into the protein MILVIDNYDSFTYNLVQLIGCTTGEIRVERNDVLTPKEIGVMSPDGIVISPGPGRPIDAGICNEVVAELGPKIPILGICLGHQVIGEVYGAEVTYAPTLMHGKTSIVCHHGNQLFKGVPPQFEATRYHSLVLHPKSIPDCLVVTAATPDGVVMGIEHAIHPVEGVQFHPESVMTRDGPTLVNNWLARLGLQP